The following proteins are co-located in the Oenanthe melanoleuca isolate GR-GAL-2019-014 chromosome 4, OMel1.0, whole genome shotgun sequence genome:
- the RUFY3 gene encoding protein RUFY3 isoform X9, which yields MSALTPQSDMPTPTTDKITQAAMETIYLCKFRVSMDGEWLCLRELDDISLTPDPEPTHEDPNYLMANERMNLMNMAKLSIKGLIESALNLGRTLDSDYAPLQQFFVVMEHCLKHGLKAKKTFLGQNKSFWGPLELVEKLVPEAAEITASVKDLPGLKTPVGRGRAWLRLALMQKKLSEYMKALINRKDLLSEFYEPNALMMEEEGAIIAGLLVGLNVIDANFCMKGEDLDSQVGVIDFSMYLKDGNSTKGSEGDGQITAILDQKNYVEELNRHLSATVNNLQAKVDALEKSNTKLTEELAVANNRIITLQEEMERVKEESSYILESSRKATKDRTADGQALTEARKQLKEETQLRLDVEKELEAQIGMRQEMELAMKMLEKDVCEKQDALVALRQQLDDLRALKHELSFKLQSSDMGVKQKSELNSRLEEKTNQMAATIKQLEQSEKDLVKQAKTLNSAANKLIQKHH from the exons ATGTCTGCTCTGACGCCTCAAAGCGACATGCCAACCCCCACCACAGACAAGATCACTCAGGCTGCCATGGAGACCATCTATCTTTGCAAATTCCGCGTGTCCATGGATGGAGAGTGGCTGTGCTTGCGCGAGCTGGATGACATCTCGCTGACACCCGACCCCGAGCCGACCCACGAAG ACCCGAATTACCTGATGGCCAACGAGCGCATGAACCTGATGAACATGGCCAAGCTGAGCATCAAGGGTTTGATCGAGTCGGCGCTGAACCTGGGCCGCACGCTGGACTCGGACTACGCGCCGCTGCAGCAGTTCTTCGTGGTCATGGAGCACTGCCTCAAGCACGGCCTCAAAG ccAAAAAGACTTTTCTTGGGCAAAATAAGTCATTTTGGGGACCTCTAGAATTAGTAGAAAAACTTGttcctgaggctgcagagatTACAGCAAGTGTTAAGGATCTCCCAGGGCTGAA GACACCGGTGGGCAGAGGAAGAGCTTGGCTGCGCCTGGCTCTGATGCAGAAGAAACTTTCAGAGTACATGAAAGCCCTGATTAACAGAAAGGATCTTCTCAG TGAATTCTACGAGCCCAACGCGCTGATGATGGAGGAGGAAGGTGCCATCATTGCTGGTCTCCTCGTGGGCCTGAATGTCATTGATGCCAACTTCTGCATGAAGGGAGAGGACCTGGACTCCCAG GTCGGAGTTATCGATTTCTCCATGTATTTGAAAGACGGGAACAGCACAAAAGGCAGCGAAGG agATGGTCAGATAACTGCTATTTTGGACCAGAAGAACTATGTAGAAGAACTCAATAGGCATCTAAG TGCTACAGTAAACAACCTGCAGGCCAAGGTGGATGCCTTGGAGAAATCCAACACAAAGCTGACTGAGGAG CTTGCAGTTGCCAACAACAGGATCATTACActgcaggaggagatggagcGGGTTAAGGAGGAGAGCTCCTACATCCTGGAGTCCAGCCGTAAG GCCACCAAGGACAGAACTGCTGACGGGCAGGCACTGACTGAGGCACGGAAGCAGCTCAAGGAGGAGACTCAGCTGCGCCTG GAtgtggagaaggagctggaggcacAGATTGGGATGCGGCAGGAGATGGAGCTGGCCATGAAGATGCTGGAGAAGGATGTCTGTGAAAAGCAGGATGCTCTGGTGGCACTCAGACAGCAGCTGGATGATCTCAGGGCTCTCAAGCATGAACTGTCCTTCAAGCTGCAG AGTTCAGACATGGGAGTGAAACAGAAGAGTGAATTAAACAGCCgcttggaagaaaaaacaaatcagatgGCTGCCACCATCAAACAGCTGGAACAAAG TGAAAAGGATTTGGTGAAACAGGCAAAAACCTTAAATAGCGCAGCAAACAAACTGATCCAAAAGCATCATTAG
- the RUFY3 gene encoding protein RUFY3 isoform X6 yields MEQRPEPGEAAAAPAEEEEEEEARPASPPFFLLYPGHGGGAAAAPPGLWRPPAPRGGAALPVLVLSYPGPDGAHPNYLMANERMNLMNMAKLSIKGLIESALNLGRTLDSDYAPLQQFFVVMEHCLKHGLKAKKTFLGQNKSFWGPLELVEKLVPEAAEITASVKDLPGLKTPVGRGRAWLRLALMQKKLSEYMKALINRKDLLSEFYEPNALMMEEEGAIIAGLLVGLNVIDANFCMKGEDLDSQVGVIDFSMYLKDGNSTKGSEGDGQITAILDQKNYVEELNRHLSATVNNLQAKVDALEKSNTKLTEELAVANNRIITLQEEMERVKEESSYILESSRKATKDRTADGQALTEARKQLKEETQLRLDVEKELEAQIGMRQEMELAMKMLEKDVCEKQDALVALRQQLDDLRALKHELSFKLQSSDMGVKQKSELNSRLEEKTNQMAATIKQLEQSSCGSNPDCDRQRRSGSWRSRTTGSSSRSLGTKSTASSCKWKSSPGSGAT; encoded by the exons ATGGAGCAGCGGCCCGAGCCCGGggaggcggcggcagcgccggcggaggaggaggaggaggaggaggcgcgCCCTGCCTCGCCGCCGTTCTTCCTCCTCTACCCCGGCCATGGAGGCGGCGCCGCGGCCGCACCGCCCGGGCTGTGGAGACCCCCGGCgccccgcggcggggccgcgctgcccgTGCTGGTGCTGAGCTACCCGGGGCCGGACGGAGCCC ACCCGAATTACCTGATGGCCAACGAGCGCATGAACCTGATGAACATGGCCAAGCTGAGCATCAAGGGTTTGATCGAGTCGGCGCTGAACCTGGGCCGCACGCTGGACTCGGACTACGCGCCGCTGCAGCAGTTCTTCGTGGTCATGGAGCACTGCCTCAAGCACGGCCTCAAAG ccAAAAAGACTTTTCTTGGGCAAAATAAGTCATTTTGGGGACCTCTAGAATTAGTAGAAAAACTTGttcctgaggctgcagagatTACAGCAAGTGTTAAGGATCTCCCAGGGCTGAA GACACCGGTGGGCAGAGGAAGAGCTTGGCTGCGCCTGGCTCTGATGCAGAAGAAACTTTCAGAGTACATGAAAGCCCTGATTAACAGAAAGGATCTTCTCAG TGAATTCTACGAGCCCAACGCGCTGATGATGGAGGAGGAAGGTGCCATCATTGCTGGTCTCCTCGTGGGCCTGAATGTCATTGATGCCAACTTCTGCATGAAGGGAGAGGACCTGGACTCCCAG GTCGGAGTTATCGATTTCTCCATGTATTTGAAAGACGGGAACAGCACAAAAGGCAGCGAAGG agATGGTCAGATAACTGCTATTTTGGACCAGAAGAACTATGTAGAAGAACTCAATAGGCATCTAAG TGCTACAGTAAACAACCTGCAGGCCAAGGTGGATGCCTTGGAGAAATCCAACACAAAGCTGACTGAGGAG CTTGCAGTTGCCAACAACAGGATCATTACActgcaggaggagatggagcGGGTTAAGGAGGAGAGCTCCTACATCCTGGAGTCCAGCCGTAAG GCCACCAAGGACAGAACTGCTGACGGGCAGGCACTGACTGAGGCACGGAAGCAGCTCAAGGAGGAGACTCAGCTGCGCCTG GAtgtggagaaggagctggaggcacAGATTGGGATGCGGCAGGAGATGGAGCTGGCCATGAAGATGCTGGAGAAGGATGTCTGTGAAAAGCAGGATGCTCTGGTGGCACTCAGACAGCAGCTGGATGATCTCAGGGCTCTCAAGCATGAACTGTCCTTCAAGCTGCAG AGTTCAGACATGGGAGTGAAACAGAAGAGTGAATTAAACAGCCgcttggaagaaaaaacaaatcagatgGCTGCCACCATCAAACAGCTGGAACAAAG TTCATGTGGCTCAAATCCAGATTGCGACAGGCAGAGAAGGAGCGGCAGCTGGCGCAGCAGGACAACCGGCTCTTCAAGCAGGAGTTTGGGGACAAAATCAACAGCCTCCAGCTGCAAGTGGAAGAGCTCTCCAGGCAGCG GAGCCACCTAG
- the RUFY3 gene encoding protein RUFY3 isoform X3, whose protein sequence is MEQRPEPGEAAAAPAEEEEEEEARPASPPFFLLYPGHGGGAAAAPPGLWRPPAPRGGAALPVLVLSYPGPDGAHPNYLMANERMNLMNMAKLSIKGLIESALNLGRTLDSDYAPLQQFFVVMEHCLKHGLKAKKTFLGQNKSFWGPLELVEKLVPEAAEITASVKDLPGLKTPVGRGRAWLRLALMQKKLSEYMKALINRKDLLSEFYEPNALMMEEEGAIIAGLLVGLNVIDANFCMKGEDLDSQVGVIDFSMYLKDGNSTKGSEGDGQITAILDQKNYVEELNRHLSATVNNLQAKVDALEKSNTKLTEELAVANNRIITLQEEMERVKEESSYILESSRKATKDRTADGQALTEARKQLKEETQLRLDVEKELEAQIGMRQEMELAMKMLEKDVCEKQDALVALRQQLDDLRALKHELSFKLQSSDMGVKQKSELNSRLEEKTNQMAATIKQLEQRLRQAEKERQLAQQDNRLFKQEFGDKINSLQLQVEELSRQRSHLELELRRERDRWSHSHQRSQESKKGPKNWLRQDGKLKTQEENAKVKEPLRENSVLPHRSAMQIWGGF, encoded by the exons ATGGAGCAGCGGCCCGAGCCCGGggaggcggcggcagcgccggcggaggaggaggaggaggaggaggcgcgCCCTGCCTCGCCGCCGTTCTTCCTCCTCTACCCCGGCCATGGAGGCGGCGCCGCGGCCGCACCGCCCGGGCTGTGGAGACCCCCGGCgccccgcggcggggccgcgctgcccgTGCTGGTGCTGAGCTACCCGGGGCCGGACGGAGCCC ACCCGAATTACCTGATGGCCAACGAGCGCATGAACCTGATGAACATGGCCAAGCTGAGCATCAAGGGTTTGATCGAGTCGGCGCTGAACCTGGGCCGCACGCTGGACTCGGACTACGCGCCGCTGCAGCAGTTCTTCGTGGTCATGGAGCACTGCCTCAAGCACGGCCTCAAAG ccAAAAAGACTTTTCTTGGGCAAAATAAGTCATTTTGGGGACCTCTAGAATTAGTAGAAAAACTTGttcctgaggctgcagagatTACAGCAAGTGTTAAGGATCTCCCAGGGCTGAA GACACCGGTGGGCAGAGGAAGAGCTTGGCTGCGCCTGGCTCTGATGCAGAAGAAACTTTCAGAGTACATGAAAGCCCTGATTAACAGAAAGGATCTTCTCAG TGAATTCTACGAGCCCAACGCGCTGATGATGGAGGAGGAAGGTGCCATCATTGCTGGTCTCCTCGTGGGCCTGAATGTCATTGATGCCAACTTCTGCATGAAGGGAGAGGACCTGGACTCCCAG GTCGGAGTTATCGATTTCTCCATGTATTTGAAAGACGGGAACAGCACAAAAGGCAGCGAAGG agATGGTCAGATAACTGCTATTTTGGACCAGAAGAACTATGTAGAAGAACTCAATAGGCATCTAAG TGCTACAGTAAACAACCTGCAGGCCAAGGTGGATGCCTTGGAGAAATCCAACACAAAGCTGACTGAGGAG CTTGCAGTTGCCAACAACAGGATCATTACActgcaggaggagatggagcGGGTTAAGGAGGAGAGCTCCTACATCCTGGAGTCCAGCCGTAAG GCCACCAAGGACAGAACTGCTGACGGGCAGGCACTGACTGAGGCACGGAAGCAGCTCAAGGAGGAGACTCAGCTGCGCCTG GAtgtggagaaggagctggaggcacAGATTGGGATGCGGCAGGAGATGGAGCTGGCCATGAAGATGCTGGAGAAGGATGTCTGTGAAAAGCAGGATGCTCTGGTGGCACTCAGACAGCAGCTGGATGATCTCAGGGCTCTCAAGCATGAACTGTCCTTCAAGCTGCAG AGTTCAGACATGGGAGTGAAACAGAAGAGTGAATTAAACAGCCgcttggaagaaaaaacaaatcagatgGCTGCCACCATCAAACAGCTGGAACAAAG ATTGCGACAGGCAGAGAAGGAGCGGCAGCTGGCGCAGCAGGACAACCGGCTCTTCAAGCAGGAGTTTGGGGACAAAATCAACAGCCTCCAGCTGCAAGTGGAAGAGCTCTCCAGGCAGCG GAGCCACCTAGAACTGGAGCTAAGGCGGGAAAGAGACAGATGGTCTCACAGTCACCAGCGCAgccaagaaagcaaaaaaggcCCAAAGAATTGGCTCAGACAG GATGGGAAGCTCAAAACGCAGGAAGAAAATGCTAAAGTGAAGGAGCCGCTGAGAGAGAACAGTGTCCTGCCACACAG GAGTGCTATGCAGATCTGGGGAGGGTTTTGA
- the RUFY3 gene encoding protein RUFY3 isoform X4, which translates to MEQRPEPGEAAAAPAEEEEEEEARPASPPFFLLYPGHGGGAAAAPPGLWRPPAPRGGAALPVLVLSYPGPDGAHPNYLMANERMNLMNMAKLSIKGLIESALNLGRTLDSDYAPLQQFFVVMEHCLKHGLKAKKTFLGQNKSFWGPLELVEKLVPEAAEITASVKDLPGLKTPVGRGRAWLRLALMQKKLSEYMKALINRKDLLSEFYEPNALMMEEEGAIIAGLLVGLNVIDANFCMKGEDLDSQVGVIDFSMYLKDGNSTKGSEGDGQITAILDQKNYVEELNRHLSATVNNLQAKVDALEKSNTKLTEELAVANNRIITLQEEMERVKEESSYILESSRKATKDRTADGQALTEARKQLKEETQLRLDVEKELEAQIGMRQEMELAMKMLEKDVCEKQDALVALRQQLDDLRALKHELSFKLQSSDMGVKQKSELNSRLEEKTNQMAATIKQLEQSSCGSNPDCDRQRRSGSWRSRTTGSSSRSLGTKSTASSCKWKSSPGSGEETLSTLFPGLWLLVWGRAGAT; encoded by the exons ATGGAGCAGCGGCCCGAGCCCGGggaggcggcggcagcgccggcggaggaggaggaggaggaggaggcgcgCCCTGCCTCGCCGCCGTTCTTCCTCCTCTACCCCGGCCATGGAGGCGGCGCCGCGGCCGCACCGCCCGGGCTGTGGAGACCCCCGGCgccccgcggcggggccgcgctgcccgTGCTGGTGCTGAGCTACCCGGGGCCGGACGGAGCCC ACCCGAATTACCTGATGGCCAACGAGCGCATGAACCTGATGAACATGGCCAAGCTGAGCATCAAGGGTTTGATCGAGTCGGCGCTGAACCTGGGCCGCACGCTGGACTCGGACTACGCGCCGCTGCAGCAGTTCTTCGTGGTCATGGAGCACTGCCTCAAGCACGGCCTCAAAG ccAAAAAGACTTTTCTTGGGCAAAATAAGTCATTTTGGGGACCTCTAGAATTAGTAGAAAAACTTGttcctgaggctgcagagatTACAGCAAGTGTTAAGGATCTCCCAGGGCTGAA GACACCGGTGGGCAGAGGAAGAGCTTGGCTGCGCCTGGCTCTGATGCAGAAGAAACTTTCAGAGTACATGAAAGCCCTGATTAACAGAAAGGATCTTCTCAG TGAATTCTACGAGCCCAACGCGCTGATGATGGAGGAGGAAGGTGCCATCATTGCTGGTCTCCTCGTGGGCCTGAATGTCATTGATGCCAACTTCTGCATGAAGGGAGAGGACCTGGACTCCCAG GTCGGAGTTATCGATTTCTCCATGTATTTGAAAGACGGGAACAGCACAAAAGGCAGCGAAGG agATGGTCAGATAACTGCTATTTTGGACCAGAAGAACTATGTAGAAGAACTCAATAGGCATCTAAG TGCTACAGTAAACAACCTGCAGGCCAAGGTGGATGCCTTGGAGAAATCCAACACAAAGCTGACTGAGGAG CTTGCAGTTGCCAACAACAGGATCATTACActgcaggaggagatggagcGGGTTAAGGAGGAGAGCTCCTACATCCTGGAGTCCAGCCGTAAG GCCACCAAGGACAGAACTGCTGACGGGCAGGCACTGACTGAGGCACGGAAGCAGCTCAAGGAGGAGACTCAGCTGCGCCTG GAtgtggagaaggagctggaggcacAGATTGGGATGCGGCAGGAGATGGAGCTGGCCATGAAGATGCTGGAGAAGGATGTCTGTGAAAAGCAGGATGCTCTGGTGGCACTCAGACAGCAGCTGGATGATCTCAGGGCTCTCAAGCATGAACTGTCCTTCAAGCTGCAG AGTTCAGACATGGGAGTGAAACAGAAGAGTGAATTAAACAGCCgcttggaagaaaaaacaaatcagatgGCTGCCACCATCAAACAGCTGGAACAAAG TTCATGTGGCTCAAATCCAGATTGCGACAGGCAGAGAAGGAGCGGCAGCTGGCGCAGCAGGACAACCGGCTCTTCAAGCAGGAGTTTGGGGACAAAATCAACAGCCTCCAGCTGCAAGTGGAAGAGCTCTCCAGGCAGCGGTGAAGAGACCCTTTCCACCCTCTTTCCTGGGCTCTGGTTGCTGGTCTGGGGGAGAGCAG GAGCCACCTAG
- the RUFY3 gene encoding protein RUFY3 isoform X2 gives MSALTPQSDMPTPTTDKITQAAMETIYLCKFRVSMDGEWLCLRELDDISLTPDPEPTHEDPNYLMANERMNLMNMAKLSIKGLIESALNLGRTLDSDYAPLQQFFVVMEHCLKHGLKAKKTFLGQNKSFWGPLELVEKLVPEAAEITASVKDLPGLKTPVGRGRAWLRLALMQKKLSEYMKALINRKDLLSEFYEPNALMMEEEGAIIAGLLVGLNVIDANFCMKGEDLDSQVGVIDFSMYLKDGNSTKGSEGDGQITAILDQKNYVEELNRHLSATVNNLQAKVDALEKSNTKLTEELAVANNRIITLQEEMERVKEESSYILESSRKATKDRTADGQALTEARKQLKEETQLRLDVEKELEAQIGMRQEMELAMKMLEKDVCEKQDALVALRQQLDDLRALKHELSFKLQSSDMGVKQKSELNSRLEEKTNQMAATIKQLEQRLRQAEKERQLAQQDNRLFKQEFGDKINSLQLQVEELSRQRSHLELELRRERDRWSHSHQRSQESKKGPKNWLRQDGKLKTQEENAKVKEPLRENSVLPHRSPSGTQEEQEQLPGPGHAEVCQLCQEEASRSQRKNMCKNCGGTFCEACSVHELPLPSSINPERVCNPCHQRLIQQYSSSPL, from the exons ATGTCTGCTCTGACGCCTCAAAGCGACATGCCAACCCCCACCACAGACAAGATCACTCAGGCTGCCATGGAGACCATCTATCTTTGCAAATTCCGCGTGTCCATGGATGGAGAGTGGCTGTGCTTGCGCGAGCTGGATGACATCTCGCTGACACCCGACCCCGAGCCGACCCACGAAG ACCCGAATTACCTGATGGCCAACGAGCGCATGAACCTGATGAACATGGCCAAGCTGAGCATCAAGGGTTTGATCGAGTCGGCGCTGAACCTGGGCCGCACGCTGGACTCGGACTACGCGCCGCTGCAGCAGTTCTTCGTGGTCATGGAGCACTGCCTCAAGCACGGCCTCAAAG ccAAAAAGACTTTTCTTGGGCAAAATAAGTCATTTTGGGGACCTCTAGAATTAGTAGAAAAACTTGttcctgaggctgcagagatTACAGCAAGTGTTAAGGATCTCCCAGGGCTGAA GACACCGGTGGGCAGAGGAAGAGCTTGGCTGCGCCTGGCTCTGATGCAGAAGAAACTTTCAGAGTACATGAAAGCCCTGATTAACAGAAAGGATCTTCTCAG TGAATTCTACGAGCCCAACGCGCTGATGATGGAGGAGGAAGGTGCCATCATTGCTGGTCTCCTCGTGGGCCTGAATGTCATTGATGCCAACTTCTGCATGAAGGGAGAGGACCTGGACTCCCAG GTCGGAGTTATCGATTTCTCCATGTATTTGAAAGACGGGAACAGCACAAAAGGCAGCGAAGG agATGGTCAGATAACTGCTATTTTGGACCAGAAGAACTATGTAGAAGAACTCAATAGGCATCTAAG TGCTACAGTAAACAACCTGCAGGCCAAGGTGGATGCCTTGGAGAAATCCAACACAAAGCTGACTGAGGAG CTTGCAGTTGCCAACAACAGGATCATTACActgcaggaggagatggagcGGGTTAAGGAGGAGAGCTCCTACATCCTGGAGTCCAGCCGTAAG GCCACCAAGGACAGAACTGCTGACGGGCAGGCACTGACTGAGGCACGGAAGCAGCTCAAGGAGGAGACTCAGCTGCGCCTG GAtgtggagaaggagctggaggcacAGATTGGGATGCGGCAGGAGATGGAGCTGGCCATGAAGATGCTGGAGAAGGATGTCTGTGAAAAGCAGGATGCTCTGGTGGCACTCAGACAGCAGCTGGATGATCTCAGGGCTCTCAAGCATGAACTGTCCTTCAAGCTGCAG AGTTCAGACATGGGAGTGAAACAGAAGAGTGAATTAAACAGCCgcttggaagaaaaaacaaatcagatgGCTGCCACCATCAAACAGCTGGAACAAAG ATTGCGACAGGCAGAGAAGGAGCGGCAGCTGGCGCAGCAGGACAACCGGCTCTTCAAGCAGGAGTTTGGGGACAAAATCAACAGCCTCCAGCTGCAAGTGGAAGAGCTCTCCAGGCAGCG GAGCCACCTAGAACTGGAGCTAAGGCGGGAAAGAGACAGATGGTCTCACAGTCACCAGCGCAgccaagaaagcaaaaaaggcCCAAAGAATTGGCTCAGACAG GATGGGAAGCTCAAAACGCAGGAAGAAAATGCTAAAGTGAAGGAGCCGCTGAGAGAGAACAGTGTCCTGCCACACAG GTCACCCAGTGGCACGCAGGAAGAGCAG GAGCAGCTGCCGGGGCCTGGGCACGCCGAGgtctgccagctgtgccaggaggaggCCAGCCGGAGCCAGAGAAAG AACATGTGCAAGAACTGTGGGGGCACGTTCTGTGAAGCCTGCTCGGTGCACGAGCTGCCCCTCCCGTCCAGCATCAACCCCGAGCGCGTCTGCAACCCCTGCCACCAGCGGCTCATCCAGCAGTACTCCAGCAGCCCCTTGTAG
- the RUFY3 gene encoding protein RUFY3 isoform X1 codes for MEQRPEPGEAAAAPAEEEEEEEARPASPPFFLLYPGHGGGAAAAPPGLWRPPAPRGGAALPVLVLSYPGPDGAHPNYLMANERMNLMNMAKLSIKGLIESALNLGRTLDSDYAPLQQFFVVMEHCLKHGLKAKKTFLGQNKSFWGPLELVEKLVPEAAEITASVKDLPGLKTPVGRGRAWLRLALMQKKLSEYMKALINRKDLLSEFYEPNALMMEEEGAIIAGLLVGLNVIDANFCMKGEDLDSQVGVIDFSMYLKDGNSTKGSEGDGQITAILDQKNYVEELNRHLSATVNNLQAKVDALEKSNTKLTEELAVANNRIITLQEEMERVKEESSYILESSRKATKDRTADGQALTEARKQLKEETQLRLDVEKELEAQIGMRQEMELAMKMLEKDVCEKQDALVALRQQLDDLRALKHELSFKLQSSDMGVKQKSELNSRLEEKTNQMAATIKQLEQRLRQAEKERQLAQQDNRLFKQEFGDKINSLQLQVEELSRQRSHLELELRRERDRWSHSHQRSQESKKGPKNWLRQDGKLKTQEENAKVKEPLRENSVLPHRSPSGTQEEQEQLPGPGHAEVCQLCQEEASRSQRKNMCKNCGGTFCEACSVHELPLPSSINPERVCNPCHQRLIQQYSSSPL; via the exons ATGGAGCAGCGGCCCGAGCCCGGggaggcggcggcagcgccggcggaggaggaggaggaggaggaggcgcgCCCTGCCTCGCCGCCGTTCTTCCTCCTCTACCCCGGCCATGGAGGCGGCGCCGCGGCCGCACCGCCCGGGCTGTGGAGACCCCCGGCgccccgcggcggggccgcgctgcccgTGCTGGTGCTGAGCTACCCGGGGCCGGACGGAGCCC ACCCGAATTACCTGATGGCCAACGAGCGCATGAACCTGATGAACATGGCCAAGCTGAGCATCAAGGGTTTGATCGAGTCGGCGCTGAACCTGGGCCGCACGCTGGACTCGGACTACGCGCCGCTGCAGCAGTTCTTCGTGGTCATGGAGCACTGCCTCAAGCACGGCCTCAAAG ccAAAAAGACTTTTCTTGGGCAAAATAAGTCATTTTGGGGACCTCTAGAATTAGTAGAAAAACTTGttcctgaggctgcagagatTACAGCAAGTGTTAAGGATCTCCCAGGGCTGAA GACACCGGTGGGCAGAGGAAGAGCTTGGCTGCGCCTGGCTCTGATGCAGAAGAAACTTTCAGAGTACATGAAAGCCCTGATTAACAGAAAGGATCTTCTCAG TGAATTCTACGAGCCCAACGCGCTGATGATGGAGGAGGAAGGTGCCATCATTGCTGGTCTCCTCGTGGGCCTGAATGTCATTGATGCCAACTTCTGCATGAAGGGAGAGGACCTGGACTCCCAG GTCGGAGTTATCGATTTCTCCATGTATTTGAAAGACGGGAACAGCACAAAAGGCAGCGAAGG agATGGTCAGATAACTGCTATTTTGGACCAGAAGAACTATGTAGAAGAACTCAATAGGCATCTAAG TGCTACAGTAAACAACCTGCAGGCCAAGGTGGATGCCTTGGAGAAATCCAACACAAAGCTGACTGAGGAG CTTGCAGTTGCCAACAACAGGATCATTACActgcaggaggagatggagcGGGTTAAGGAGGAGAGCTCCTACATCCTGGAGTCCAGCCGTAAG GCCACCAAGGACAGAACTGCTGACGGGCAGGCACTGACTGAGGCACGGAAGCAGCTCAAGGAGGAGACTCAGCTGCGCCTG GAtgtggagaaggagctggaggcacAGATTGGGATGCGGCAGGAGATGGAGCTGGCCATGAAGATGCTGGAGAAGGATGTCTGTGAAAAGCAGGATGCTCTGGTGGCACTCAGACAGCAGCTGGATGATCTCAGGGCTCTCAAGCATGAACTGTCCTTCAAGCTGCAG AGTTCAGACATGGGAGTGAAACAGAAGAGTGAATTAAACAGCCgcttggaagaaaaaacaaatcagatgGCTGCCACCATCAAACAGCTGGAACAAAG ATTGCGACAGGCAGAGAAGGAGCGGCAGCTGGCGCAGCAGGACAACCGGCTCTTCAAGCAGGAGTTTGGGGACAAAATCAACAGCCTCCAGCTGCAAGTGGAAGAGCTCTCCAGGCAGCG GAGCCACCTAGAACTGGAGCTAAGGCGGGAAAGAGACAGATGGTCTCACAGTCACCAGCGCAgccaagaaagcaaaaaaggcCCAAAGAATTGGCTCAGACAG GATGGGAAGCTCAAAACGCAGGAAGAAAATGCTAAAGTGAAGGAGCCGCTGAGAGAGAACAGTGTCCTGCCACACAG GTCACCCAGTGGCACGCAGGAAGAGCAG GAGCAGCTGCCGGGGCCTGGGCACGCCGAGgtctgccagctgtgccaggaggaggCCAGCCGGAGCCAGAGAAAG AACATGTGCAAGAACTGTGGGGGCACGTTCTGTGAAGCCTGCTCGGTGCACGAGCTGCCCCTCCCGTCCAGCATCAACCCCGAGCGCGTCTGCAACCCCTGCCACCAGCGGCTCATCCAGCAGTACTCCAGCAGCCCCTTGTAG